Proteins found in one Tissierellales bacterium genomic segment:
- a CDS encoding phenylalanine--tRNA ligase beta subunit-related protein — MIKISDKIKSLDKAMSLGILTADVLVEKSCSEIVELLNKEVEVIEKLTLDNYRNETLEASRAIYKALCKDPSRYRISSDSLFRRIIKKKGIYYVSNVVDINNIISMRTLWSVGAYDMEKIEGDIVYGVGSDEIYEGIGRGILNIDKLPVLIDQKGPFGSATSDSLRTMVTEDTKKILMVIHAFGDGQGLEASLNDMKNYLEKYASGENVSITIVMP; from the coding sequence AGATAAGATAAAATCACTTGATAAAGCAATGTCACTTGGTATTTTAACAGCTGATGTTCTAGTAGAAAAATCATGCAGTGAAATAGTTGAGCTATTAAATAAAGAAGTAGAAGTTATAGAAAAATTGACCCTAGATAATTATAGAAATGAAACATTAGAAGCATCAAGGGCTATATACAAAGCACTATGTAAGGATCCCTCAAGGTATAGAATATCTTCTGATTCATTATTTAGAAGAATAATAAAGAAAAAAGGTATTTATTATGTAAGCAATGTTGTAGATATAAACAATATCATCTCAATGAGAACTCTTTGGAGTGTTGGAGCCTACGACATGGAAAAGATAGAAGGGGATATAGTTTACGGAGTAGGAAGTGATGAGATTTATGAAGGCATCGGAAGAGGGATATTAAATATAGACAAACTTCCTGTCCTAATTGACCAAAAAGGACCATTTGGAAGTGCAACATCAGATTCATTAAGGACAATGGTAACGGAAGACACTAAGAAAATACTAATGGTAATACACGCTTTTGGTGATGGTCAAGGACTAGAAGCATCACTTAATGATATGAAAAATTATTTAGAAAAGTATGCATCGGGTGAGAATGTGAGCATTACAATTGTAATGCCGTAG